GAGCAGTTGTACTTATAGAGGTCATCCTGCAGTGTCTGATCAAAGTGCGTGTCTCTCAGCACCTTCTTGAGGTCGCCTGACTCGCAGAGCATTTTATAGTAATCGTTCGTCTTACTCCCAAGGAAATAGCCCTTTCCATCCTTGCTTACAAGGAAAGTCGAGGTACACGCCGCGAGAATCAACGCGAATAGGACTGTGCCCGGTCCCGACCATTTTCCCATCTGCACCTCCCTATATCTTGTGTAAGAGTTTTAGGACCCTCTCCTTTATGTCCGAGGAATCCCATTCTCTGGGGCCTATGAATTTCTCAACAATGAGCCCCTTCTTATCGATAAGAAAACTTGTCGGGAGACCGAATCCCGCGTACTCGTCGAAATAGACTTCCTTGTCTTTGTCCATGAGGACGGGAAAGCTGATACTCTTTGCCGAGAGAAAAGACCTCACAGGACTTTCTGATGTGTCAATGGAGATTGCCAATACCACAAAACCTTCAGCCTGAAGAGCGGCATAGAGTCTATTGAGAGAGGGCATTTCCTCCTTGCAGGGCCCGCAGGACGTTGACCAGAAATTGAGGAGAATCACCTTGCCCCTGAATTCCGCAAGAGTTGCTCTCCTGCCGTTGACGTCATCGAGTTCAAAGTCCGGGGCATATTTGCCGACTTCGGGAGAGACATTTCTTGAGCTTGTATCACCGGCTGCAAGAGAAAAACAAGAAAGCGAAATGATAAAACTGATACAAATGCGCCTGCCCAGGTAGGTCATGTTGTGCCACATTCACTGTCTCCTTTAACTTTTACCACTAAACGATATCTTCTGTCAAGAACGAGCGCCTCGAGACGATCTTCGACTTCAATGGCCAATTGTAAAGGCGGGAGGGGCGTTGCCCCTCCCTACAGGTTCAAAAGACTACGTCAAAGGTTGTGTAAATGTCGTGGGCATTCTTGACCGGTGCCAACAGCTGTGTGTTTTGAGGATTTGTGGTATTCAGATCGTTAATCCTTACCGGCGCCCCCACCCAGTTGTTGCTGCCGGTATAGTTAAAGCTATAGTACTGGTAGCCTATCCTCACATAGACATTGCCTCTTTTTGCAATCGGCTTCTTGTTCAGACTCTGGATGATATACCCTTCATAGACATTGCCGCGCGTGCCGAGCTTGCTTGTCCAGATATCATCTCCGGCCGGCACTATTCCGATCCAGTTTTTTGAGCCGTGGTTATACTCAAAACCGATCTTGGTGCCGGTGGAAACTATGTCGTATCTGCCGCCCAAGTAGATCGCTTGGCCGGTATGACTGTCCGTCTGGCCCGGTCCCTGGTTATTAAGCAATCCGAACCCGGCAGTCATGGGGGAACCGCCGTTGACGGAGAAGAAGGGCAGGGAGAAGAGATTGCCGTTGGGATGGGTGAAACTCACGGCCCCGGAAAGGAAGAGATTGAGATTGCCGAGTCCAAGGTCCCTGACTTTTCCCATGACTACGCCCCCGACCCAGTCTATGCCGCCGAGGTTTGTTTTCACCGGAGTGTGAACGGTGATAAAGCTGCCGCTCGGAGGACCGCCGGCCATAAGCCCGGTATCAACCTGCTGATCAAACCCGTCAGAGGGGGAATTGAAGATATTGAAACCGTGTTGCCACTGAACTTCCGCATGAAAGTCGT
The Thermodesulfovibrionales bacterium DNA segment above includes these coding regions:
- a CDS encoding TlpA disulfide reductase family protein, whose product is MWHNMTYLGRRICISFIISLSCFSLAAGDTSSRNVSPEVGKYAPDFELDDVNGRRATLAEFRGKVILLNFWSTSCGPCKEEMPSLNRLYAALQAEGFVVLAISIDTSESPVRSFLSAKSISFPVLMDKDKEVYFDEYAGFGLPTSFLIDKKGLIVEKFIGPREWDSSDIKERVLKLLHKI